A single window of Pectobacterium parmentieri DNA harbors:
- a CDS encoding YdgH/BhsA/McbA-like domain containing protein, with the protein MKSIKNFIAVIALSTLSFGAFAAQEIATVSISGAKTLDSFEAQVAQKAQKAGASSYRIVSATGRDQLHGTAILYK; encoded by the coding sequence ATGAAAAGCATCAAAAATTTTATCGCAGTTATTGCACTATCTACTTTGTCTTTCGGTGCCTTTGCCGCACAAGAAATCGCGACCGTTTCTATCAGTGGTGCGAAAACATTGGATTCTTTTGAAGCTCAGGTCGCTCAAAAAGCCCAAAAAGCAGGCGCGTCATCATATCGCATCGTATCTGCTACCGGCCGCGATCAGTTACACGGCACCGCGATTCTGTATAAATAA
- a CDS encoding malate/lactate/ureidoglycolate dehydrogenase: MQISANRLMTTVQVVLQKAGCEENEARIVTEHLVAANLKGHDSHGVGMLPHYVEFIGKGIMHPNTPARLLRDSGAVLQFTGDRGFGQRTGKEAMRAAIERVKTTGVCLMTLSSTCHLGRIGTYGEMAADAGLVSIHFVNVNDLEPIVAPWCGSEARFGTNPICIAFPPTEHNAAFVLDFATSVVALGKTRVAYLAGKTFDEEVMLDCNGVSTNDPKVMWEGEKHGALKPIAKHKGGGLILAAEMLAGLLSGGGTIQPENVRQGAIVNNMTTIVIDPTSMVSMAWLQKEYDAMLDYVRSSTAPDPTQPILIAGEPERLSQAQRRADGIYVSDQEWQKIVEAGISLGMNPAEFALIA; this comes from the coding sequence ATGCAGATTTCAGCCAATCGTCTGATGACGACAGTACAAGTCGTATTGCAGAAAGCAGGATGTGAAGAAAATGAAGCTCGTATTGTCACTGAGCACCTTGTGGCCGCTAATCTTAAAGGGCATGACAGCCATGGCGTAGGGATGTTACCGCACTATGTAGAGTTTATCGGGAAAGGGATTATGCACCCGAACACTCCGGCGCGTTTACTGCGTGACAGTGGGGCTGTACTGCAATTTACCGGCGATCGCGGTTTTGGTCAGCGTACGGGTAAAGAAGCGATGCGAGCGGCCATTGAGCGAGTGAAAACGACGGGAGTGTGCTTAATGACCCTGTCGTCGACCTGTCACCTAGGGCGTATCGGGACCTATGGGGAAATGGCGGCAGACGCCGGGCTTGTTTCGATACACTTTGTCAATGTTAACGATCTTGAGCCGATCGTGGCTCCCTGGTGTGGCAGTGAAGCACGCTTCGGGACAAACCCGATCTGTATTGCATTCCCGCCAACGGAGCACAATGCGGCTTTTGTCCTGGATTTTGCCACCAGCGTGGTGGCACTGGGGAAAACCCGCGTTGCGTACCTAGCAGGTAAAACGTTTGATGAAGAGGTGATGCTGGATTGCAACGGTGTTTCCACTAACGATCCGAAAGTCATGTGGGAAGGCGAAAAGCACGGCGCGTTGAAGCCGATTGCGAAACATAAAGGCGGCGGGTTGATTTTAGCGGCTGAAATGCTGGCAGGGTTGCTTTCTGGCGGTGGAACTATTCAGCCGGAGAACGTGCGTCAGGGCGCGATAGTGAATAACATGACGACGATTGTTATCGATCCCACCAGCATGGTTTCTATGGCGTGGTTGCAAAAAGAATATGATGCCATGCTGGACTACGTCCGTTCTTCAACGGCCCCCGATCCGACGCAGCCTATTTTAATCGCGGGTGAGCCAGAACGTTTGTCTCAGGCGCAACGCCGTGCTGACGGTATTTATGTGTCCGACCAGGAGTGGCAGAAAATCGTAGAGGCGGGAATATCACTGGGGATGAATCCGGCCGAATTTGCATTAATCGCATAA
- a CDS encoding ankyrin repeat domain-containing protein: MKSVLSFVVAILISFSSYASDLTEDQGLSGLIWSKKSNKEAIQLINKNPELINSRTGAGFTPLHLAGMIGNKEIAIFLLEKGADVNAVNDDGYSPLVVTIANGNQDIADILIKNGGKELRL; the protein is encoded by the coding sequence ATGAAATCGGTTTTATCGTTTGTTGTTGCTATTTTAATTTCCTTTTCCTCTTATGCTTCCGATTTGACTGAAGACCAAGGGTTATCTGGTCTAATTTGGTCAAAAAAATCCAACAAAGAAGCGATTCAGTTAATCAACAAGAATCCTGAGTTAATCAATTCAAGGACTGGTGCTGGGTTCACTCCGCTGCACTTAGCTGGGATGATTGGGAATAAAGAGATTGCCATATTTCTTCTGGAGAAAGGGGCGGATGTTAATGCTGTTAATGACGATGGGTATAGTCCTTTAGTGGTAACTATAGCTAACGGCAATCAGGATATAGCAGACATCTTGATAAAGAACGGTGGCAAGGAACTAAGACTTTAA
- a CDS encoding extensin family protein, with protein MRGWLIFAVMLGGLIALAPWIQRQLPPGYDPFAPLSVDDPPTFITRLKMKSVANDPDACLMVLKQAQENGRLRFAEANDISGQCPVASPIRVQGFGEVTLSSSFLASCPLALSSTMFVAQVAVPQAQSLGTSLARIDHMGSYACRNVYHRPEGRLSEHATADAWDIAAFRLSDGRQVSVLNQWSVMDERGSYLRTTFRESCRFFGNSLGPEYNAAHANHFHFGMRGFGVCR; from the coding sequence ATGCGGGGATGGTTGATATTTGCTGTGATGCTTGGAGGGCTAATTGCCCTGGCACCCTGGATTCAACGCCAGCTTCCTCCCGGTTACGATCCTTTTGCTCCGCTGTCTGTTGATGACCCGCCTACGTTTATTACCCGATTGAAAATGAAGTCTGTCGCCAACGACCCTGATGCCTGTTTGATGGTGTTAAAGCAGGCGCAGGAAAACGGACGGCTGCGATTCGCCGAGGCCAATGACATCAGTGGGCAATGTCCTGTCGCGTCGCCCATTCGGGTTCAAGGTTTTGGTGAGGTTACGCTCAGCTCCAGCTTTCTCGCCAGTTGCCCATTGGCGCTGAGTAGTACCATGTTTGTGGCGCAGGTTGCAGTGCCGCAGGCGCAATCTCTTGGCACGTCACTGGCGCGTATCGATCATATGGGCAGCTATGCCTGCCGCAATGTCTATCACCGGCCTGAAGGGCGTCTGAGTGAACATGCAACGGCAGACGCATGGGATATCGCCGCTTTTCGCCTGTCTGATGGGCGGCAGGTTAGCGTTTTGAATCAGTGGTCAGTAATGGACGAACGCGGCAGCTATTTACGTACCACATTCAGGGAAAGCTGCCGTTTTTTCGGTAATTCTCTGGGGCCGGAATATAATGCCGCCCATGCTAATCACTTTCACTTTGGTATGCGCGGTTTTGGTGTATGCCGATGA
- the ftnA gene encoding non-heme ferritin, whose protein sequence is MLKKEMIQKLNEQLNLEFYSANLYLQMSAWCGDKGFEGASSFLKTHSQEEMQHMQRLFDYLDDTGSLPVLGAIAAPPIDFDSLADVFKLTYEHEQLITAKINELAHAAMALQDYSTFNFLQWYVAEQHEEEKLFRSILDKLALVNASEGGLFFIDQDLKKMSTVAPSA, encoded by the coding sequence ATGTTAAAAAAAGAAATGATTCAGAAGCTGAATGAGCAACTTAATCTGGAGTTTTATTCCGCGAATTTGTATTTGCAAATGAGTGCATGGTGCGGTGACAAAGGTTTTGAAGGCGCATCCAGCTTCCTGAAGACGCATTCTCAGGAAGAAATGCAACACATGCAACGCCTGTTCGACTATCTGGACGATACAGGAAGCCTGCCTGTACTAGGCGCGATTGCCGCACCGCCGATTGATTTCGACTCGCTGGCTGATGTTTTCAAGTTGACCTATGAACATGAACAGTTGATTACAGCAAAAATTAATGAGCTGGCACATGCCGCGATGGCACTGCAGGACTACTCCACATTTAACTTCCTGCAATGGTATGTTGCCGAACAGCACGAAGAAGAAAAACTGTTCCGTTCTATTCTGGACAAACTGGCATTGGTTAATGCTAGCGAAGGCGGCCTGTTCTTCATCGATCAGGATCTGAAAAAAATGTCTACGGTAGCCCCGTCAGCCTAA
- the cspA gene encoding RNA chaperone/antiterminator CspA, translating to MSNKMTGLVKWFDAGKGFGFITPDNGSKDVFVHFSAIQSNDFKTLDEGQKVEFTIENGQKGPSAGNVVAL from the coding sequence ATGTCTAATAAAATGACTGGTTTAGTAAAATGGTTTGACGCTGGTAAAGGTTTTGGTTTCATTACTCCTGATAACGGTAGCAAAGATGTATTCGTACACTTCTCTGCAATCCAGAGCAACGACTTCAAAACTCTGGACGAAGGCCAAAAGGTTGAGTTCACCATTGAAAATGGTCAGAAAGGCCCATCAGCCGGTAACGTTGTTGCACTGTAA
- a CDS encoding DNA polymerase III subunit theta → MGHNLAELSKEDMDKVNVDLAASGVAFKERYNMPVIPEVVEREQPEHLRNYFRERVMFYRQRSLQFSRLPYEPKSK, encoded by the coding sequence ATGGGACATAATCTGGCAGAATTATCCAAAGAGGATATGGATAAGGTTAACGTAGACCTGGCGGCATCAGGCGTTGCCTTCAAAGAACGTTACAATATGCCAGTCATTCCAGAGGTTGTTGAGAGAGAACAACCCGAACACCTGCGTAACTACTTTCGTGAACGTGTGATGTTTTATCGCCAACGCTCACTGCAGTTCTCTCGTTTACCCTACGAGCCTAAGTCTAAATAG
- a CDS encoding YebY family protein — MMKKLLLSIVLTSLSANAFAAAKLANISRLEYGDRWAFTREEVQLICRPGNALYALHTGTLMQYPLNDTAIAQMKSGQVSAQPIDVIWLDDPKHPGQKKSLQPFIDRAEQLCLPDSQP, encoded by the coding sequence ATGATGAAGAAACTTTTGCTATCTATCGTGCTTACCTCACTTTCTGCGAATGCTTTTGCTGCCGCCAAACTGGCAAATATCAGCCGGCTGGAATATGGCGATCGCTGGGCTTTCACGCGTGAAGAAGTGCAACTGATTTGTCGCCCTGGCAATGCGCTGTATGCCTTACATACTGGGACGTTGATGCAATATCCATTAAACGATACTGCTATTGCGCAGATGAAATCTGGACAGGTGAGTGCACAACCGATAGACGTGATTTGGCTGGACGATCCTAAACATCCCGGACAGAAGAAAAGCCTTCAGCCATTTATCGACCGTGCAGAGCAACTGTGCTTACCAGATAGTCAGCCATGA
- a CDS encoding GNAT family N-acetyltransferase, which produces MSVRYAMADEAERLWLIRNEAIRSGCQAVYDNETIMAFTPDTMPEGYRHAIINNPFFVIDDTILSLPVATGFLDITNNSVEAIFTLPNYQNKGLATKILDAIKNEAKTRGITVLTLSSTPNAVAFYQANGFSIDKQGEYYSGSAKRSLPCVDMSLDMRLYHIS; this is translated from the coding sequence ATGTCCGTTCGCTATGCTATGGCTGATGAAGCTGAACGTTTATGGCTAATTAGGAATGAGGCAATTCGTTCGGGATGTCAGGCGGTTTATGATAATGAAACCATCATGGCATTCACACCCGATACTATGCCTGAAGGATATCGACATGCCATCATTAATAACCCCTTTTTCGTCATTGACGACACCATACTTTCCCTCCCTGTCGCAACGGGTTTTCTTGATATAACAAATAATAGCGTTGAAGCTATTTTCACCTTGCCGAACTACCAGAATAAAGGACTCGCTACAAAAATTCTGGATGCGATAAAAAATGAAGCAAAAACGCGTGGAATAACGGTGCTAACACTGTCCTCAACGCCTAATGCCGTCGCATTTTACCAAGCAAATGGATTTAGCATTGATAAACAGGGAGAATACTATTCTGGCTCTGCCAAGAGATCTCTCCCCTGTGTTGATATGTCGCTCGATATGCGCCTATATCATATATCCTAA